In Achromobacter xylosoxidans A8, a single window of DNA contains:
- a CDS encoding efflux transporter outer membrane subunit, with protein MSRPTPLPLPSAAAHRLAAPVLCALLAGCAVGPDFERPAPPQVDAYASPRASAPSADAQRLQAGADIPAQWWRLFRSEALDQLVRQALQASPTLEQARARLRQAGEDLNAETGGRMLPQVDGNLSVTRQKVDPSAFGVPVAEQPAPFTLYNASIDVSYTLDVFGGNRRALEGLGAQVDYQAHELQAARMSLAANVVTAAIRQADLDERLADTRELLAAQVRQQDIMRQRQQAGGISEADLRNQELLVAQTRATLPPLEYQLAQATHQLAAYLGLAPADLRSAPLRLADLTLPADVPTGVPSALTRQRPDILAAEALWHQASANVGVAVANQYPQFTLTASFGSQRTRVGDLSNGLNVWSLGLGLVQPLFHGGELRARTRSAEAAYDAAAAGYRQTVLEGFRQVADALRAVQTDGDAYQASDEAWRRADQAERIAQGRYQAGGISHLSLLDSQRQLLQTRIARTAADAARHADTAALLQALGGGWWNEAPGGAP; from the coding sequence ATGTCCCGCCCCACGCCCCTGCCCCTTCCGTCCGCCGCCGCGCACAGGCTGGCCGCGCCGGTCCTGTGCGCGCTGCTCGCGGGCTGCGCGGTCGGACCGGACTTCGAGCGGCCTGCGCCGCCGCAGGTCGACGCCTACGCCTCGCCGCGCGCGTCCGCCCCTTCCGCGGACGCGCAGCGCCTGCAGGCCGGCGCCGACATCCCCGCGCAATGGTGGCGGCTGTTCCGTTCCGAGGCGCTGGATCAGCTGGTGCGGCAGGCGCTGCAAGCCAGCCCCACTCTGGAGCAGGCGCGCGCGCGCTTGCGTCAGGCCGGTGAAGACCTGAACGCCGAAACCGGCGGCCGCATGCTGCCCCAGGTCGACGGCAACCTGTCGGTGACGCGACAAAAGGTGGATCCGTCGGCCTTCGGCGTGCCGGTAGCCGAGCAGCCCGCGCCCTTCACGCTCTACAACGCATCCATCGACGTGTCCTACACGCTGGACGTGTTCGGCGGCAACCGCCGCGCGCTGGAAGGGCTGGGCGCGCAGGTCGACTACCAGGCGCATGAACTGCAGGCCGCGCGCATGTCGCTGGCCGCCAATGTGGTCACTGCCGCCATCCGCCAGGCCGACCTGGACGAACGCCTGGCCGACACCCGCGAGCTGCTGGCGGCCCAAGTGCGGCAGCAGGACATCATGCGCCAGCGCCAGCAGGCGGGCGGCATTTCCGAGGCCGACCTCCGCAACCAGGAGCTGCTGGTCGCGCAGACGCGGGCGACGCTGCCGCCGCTGGAGTACCAGCTGGCGCAGGCCACGCACCAGCTGGCGGCCTACCTGGGCCTGGCGCCGGCCGATCTGCGCTCGGCGCCGCTGCGGCTCGCGGACCTGACGCTGCCTGCCGACGTGCCCACCGGCGTGCCCTCGGCCTTGACGCGCCAGCGCCCCGACATCCTTGCCGCCGAAGCGCTCTGGCACCAGGCCTCGGCCAATGTAGGCGTGGCCGTCGCCAACCAGTATCCGCAATTCACCCTGACCGCCAGCTTCGGTTCGCAACGCACCCGCGTGGGCGACCTGTCCAATGGCCTGAACGTCTGGAGCCTTGGCCTGGGACTGGTCCAGCCGCTGTTCCACGGCGGCGAACTGCGCGCGCGCACGCGCTCGGCCGAGGCCGCCTACGATGCGGCTGCCGCCGGATACCGGCAAACCGTGTTGGAGGGCTTTCGCCAAGTGGCCGACGCCTTGCGCGCGGTACAGACGGACGGCGATGCCTACCAGGCCAGCGACGAGGCGTGGCGCCGCGCCGACCAGGCCGAGCGTATCGCGCAAGGCCGCTACCAGGCCGGCGGCATCAGCCACTTGAGCCTGCTGGACAGCCAGCGCCAGCTGTTGCAGACACGCATCGCGCGCACCGCCGCGGACGCGGCCCGCCATGCCGACACCGCCGCCCTGTTGCAGGCGCTGGGCGGCGGCTGGTGGAACGAAGCGCCCGGCGGCGCACCATAA
- a CDS encoding transcriptional regulator gives MNDLLDLIVFSPAPGVRAQRSAALAEMGFSPRPCEDSNSLFRLFQAHRTPLLVMEAGLSELCMAVAGLRAMDTTAGIVAVSTFDSPENRILGLHCGADVCLPPDVCAAEIAAALQALVRRIPAARRAADAEPRPAQAAPSEAAGKWQFHDAAWTLVSPQGTRLALTLAEREFLLKLTASADKRLPRADAASTDTHGGHESMRRTDVLVSRLRRKAQDLNLELPIRTVWGWGYAFTGEI, from the coding sequence ATGAATGACCTACTAGACCTGATCGTCTTCTCTCCCGCCCCCGGAGTACGCGCGCAGCGCAGCGCGGCGCTGGCGGAAATGGGCTTCTCGCCCCGGCCGTGCGAAGACTCCAACAGCCTGTTCCGGCTGTTCCAGGCCCACCGCACTCCATTGCTGGTGATGGAAGCCGGACTTTCCGAGCTCTGCATGGCCGTGGCCGGCCTGCGCGCCATGGACACCACCGCCGGCATCGTCGCCGTGTCCACCTTCGATTCCCCTGAAAACCGCATCCTCGGCCTGCATTGCGGCGCCGACGTCTGCCTGCCGCCCGATGTGTGCGCCGCGGAAATCGCAGCCGCGCTGCAAGCGCTGGTACGCCGGATTCCCGCCGCCAGGCGCGCCGCGGACGCCGAGCCGCGCCCGGCACAAGCCGCGCCAAGCGAAGCCGCCGGCAAATGGCAGTTCCATGACGCGGCCTGGACCCTGGTCAGTCCGCAAGGCACGCGGCTGGCATTGACGCTGGCCGAGCGGGAGTTCCTGCTCAAGCTGACGGCTTCCGCCGATAAGCGCCTGCCGCGCGCCGACGCGGCCAGCACCGACACGCACGGCGGCCACGAATCGATGCGCCGCACCGACGTGCTGGTCAGCCGCCTGCGGCGCAAGGCGCAAGACCTGAACCTGGAACTGCCGATCCGCACGGTCTGGGGCTGGGGCTACGCCTTCACCGGAGAAATCTGA
- a CDS encoding YbaK/prolyl-tRNA synthetase associated domain-containing protein: MEVFERLQALLALNQARYRLIEHPAAGRSVEVAAIRGTEVSQGAKALVCRVKISSNQRKNVLAVFPADKQADLDAIARAAGGKKASLASQDLARELTGCEIGAIPPFSFNPELHLLVDPSLRLRHGEIVFNAGRLDASILLNTEDYFRLAAPAEAPLIKA, translated from the coding sequence ATGGAAGTCTTCGAACGCCTGCAAGCCCTGCTTGCCCTGAACCAGGCCCGCTACCGCCTGATTGAACACCCCGCGGCCGGCCGCTCCGTCGAGGTCGCGGCGATCCGCGGCACCGAGGTCAGCCAGGGCGCCAAGGCGCTGGTGTGCCGCGTGAAGATATCGTCCAATCAACGCAAGAACGTGCTGGCGGTGTTCCCTGCCGACAAACAGGCCGACCTGGACGCCATCGCCCGCGCGGCGGGCGGCAAGAAGGCCTCGCTGGCGTCGCAGGACCTGGCGCGCGAACTCACCGGCTGCGAAATCGGCGCCATCCCGCCTTTCAGCTTCAACCCCGAACTGCACCTGCTGGTGGATCCCAGCCTGCGTCTGCGCCATGGTGAAATCGTGTTCAATGCGGGGCGTCTGGACGCCTCCATCCTCCTGAACACGGAAGACTATTTCCGGCTGGCCGCGCCCGCAGAGGCGCCGCTGATCAAGGCCTGA
- a CDS encoding FUSC family protein yields the protein MFRSSLKHAASGSNMRWLMSLAHMEPSPVSRWVALRAALAIGLPSAVGLALDQSAAAALVALGALPAITGDNGGPYRNRALSIGATVFGGALGYFLGTMIAGHGLWTSAAMTLLVLAASLVGTFNNIAAVATLQFAVYVIVGASLTSTLPPWLPSVLVGAGGLFGLALTLTGWVVNPIAPERAAVAMAYRKLAAMFAAIGTSRTMSARRDMEAAMTTAYDTVLAARRGAAGPSPRLARLAAQLQACTPLTNAALALARAGRVLPHDCARVMNRLADRVENDATPDPRDDIATLRQAGMDPLADALAQVQPLLDGAALTEADAFAGLPPARPRTPWRVLARTYRPGPTTLRYLVRLGLCLIAAEAVAMAASLPRSYWVPLIVVVVFKPNFGSVFARALQSCAGSVVGVAISATVLALDRNGIVSLLTVAALASLLPWSVRRNYGLFSAIMLPILMLLIGALQPGSWPIALARLIDVAVAAGIVLLVGYLPWIRIERGNLDNAVAAAMDTLAAYLNTVFQADPTGRHDLRASAYARLSDLRIALQRGLSEPRLVSRRALAWWPVEVALERVANAISDTAWSLPADQAAPSAAELAQLAASLHQMSAAVVQGVAMPSAAIASSAPALRDVAAQIEALRAALAGPDFAAAPGKALPHKPANQV from the coding sequence ATGTTCCGCTCCTCGCTGAAACATGCCGCAAGCGGCTCCAATATGCGTTGGCTGATGAGCCTGGCGCACATGGAGCCTTCGCCCGTCAGCCGCTGGGTGGCGCTGCGCGCCGCCCTGGCCATCGGCCTGCCGTCGGCCGTCGGACTGGCGCTGGACCAGAGCGCGGCCGCGGCGCTGGTTGCGCTGGGCGCGCTGCCCGCCATCACCGGCGACAACGGCGGCCCCTACCGCAACCGCGCGCTGTCCATCGGTGCCACCGTGTTCGGCGGCGCGCTGGGGTATTTCCTGGGCACGATGATTGCCGGACATGGCCTGTGGACCTCCGCCGCCATGACCTTGCTGGTGCTGGCGGCCAGCCTGGTCGGCACCTTCAACAACATTGCCGCCGTCGCCACGCTGCAATTCGCCGTCTACGTCATCGTCGGCGCCAGCCTGACTTCCACCCTGCCGCCCTGGCTGCCTTCGGTCCTGGTGGGCGCCGGCGGCCTGTTCGGCCTGGCGCTTACCCTGACGGGCTGGGTGGTCAACCCAATAGCGCCCGAGCGCGCCGCGGTCGCCATGGCCTACCGCAAGCTGGCGGCCATGTTCGCCGCCATCGGCACCTCGCGCACCATGAGCGCGCGGCGCGACATGGAAGCGGCCATGACCACCGCCTACGACACCGTGCTGGCCGCCCGCCGCGGCGCCGCCGGCCCCTCGCCCCGGCTGGCGCGGCTGGCCGCGCAGTTGCAGGCCTGCACGCCGCTGACCAACGCCGCGCTGGCGCTGGCCCGCGCCGGACGGGTGCTGCCGCACGATTGCGCCCGTGTCATGAACCGGCTGGCCGACCGCGTGGAAAACGACGCGACGCCGGACCCGCGCGACGACATCGCTACCTTGCGCCAGGCGGGCATGGACCCATTGGCCGACGCGCTGGCCCAGGTGCAGCCGCTGCTGGACGGCGCCGCGCTGACCGAGGCCGACGCCTTCGCCGGCCTGCCGCCGGCGCGGCCGCGCACGCCCTGGCGCGTGCTGGCGCGCACCTACCGGCCGGGGCCCACCACGCTGCGTTATCTGGTTCGGCTGGGCCTGTGCCTGATCGCCGCCGAAGCCGTGGCGATGGCGGCCTCGCTGCCGCGCTCCTACTGGGTGCCGCTGATCGTGGTGGTGGTGTTCAAGCCCAACTTCGGCTCGGTGTTCGCGCGGGCGCTGCAAAGCTGCGCCGGCAGCGTGGTCGGCGTGGCAATCAGCGCGACCGTGCTGGCGCTGGACCGCAACGGCATCGTCAGCCTGCTCACGGTGGCGGCGCTGGCATCCCTGCTGCCCTGGTCGGTGCGGCGCAACTACGGCTTGTTCTCGGCCATCATGCTGCCCATCCTGATGCTGCTGATCGGCGCCCTGCAACCGGGCAGTTGGCCCATCGCGCTGGCACGCCTGATCGACGTGGCAGTGGCCGCGGGCATCGTGCTGCTGGTGGGCTACCTGCCCTGGATACGCATCGAACGCGGCAACCTGGACAACGCGGTCGCCGCCGCCATGGACACGCTGGCCGCCTATCTGAACACCGTGTTCCAGGCCGACCCCACGGGCCGCCACGACCTGCGCGCCAGCGCCTATGCGCGGCTTTCCGACCTGCGCATCGCCTTGCAGCGCGGGCTGTCCGAGCCCCGCCTGGTCAGCCGCCGCGCGCTGGCGTGGTGGCCAGTGGAGGTGGCGCTGGAACGGGTCGCCAACGCCATTTCCGACACGGCATGGTCGCTGCCCGCCGATCAGGCCGCGCCCAGCGCCGCCGAACTGGCGCAGTTGGCCGCGAGCCTGCATCAGATGAGCGCCGCGGTCGTCCAAGGCGTAGCCATGCCGTCCGCCGCCATCGCCTCGTCCGCGCCCGCGCTGCGCGACGTGGCGGCCCAGATCGAAGCCTTGCGCGCCGCGCTGGCCGGCCCGGATTTCGCGGCCGCGCCAGGCAAAGCCCTTCCCCACAAACCCGCCAACCAGGTCTGA
- a CDS encoding NRDE family protein, with protein sequence MCLAVLALHALPGIPVLIAANRDEFHQRPTLPAAQWPDAPEVYAGRDGLAGGSWMGVTTGGRHALVTNFREPGKLIQNAPSRGALVEDYLRGAASPADYLAQVHAAGQAYNGFNLIVGDAHEAWYLSNRDGGPRRLAPGVYALSNHLLDTPWPKLARTKAAFEAVLRSGPQPDLPALMAALADRQPAGDAELPATGLPLDRERLLSSPFIVSPNYGTRSSSVLALRDDGAGQLDERRFGPDGTVSGESRLTFSWRATSGTLA encoded by the coding sequence ATGTGTCTTGCCGTACTGGCCCTGCATGCCCTGCCGGGCATCCCCGTCCTGATCGCCGCCAACCGCGACGAGTTCCATCAACGCCCCACCTTGCCTGCCGCGCAATGGCCGGACGCGCCCGAGGTCTACGCGGGCCGCGACGGCCTGGCCGGCGGCAGCTGGATGGGAGTCACGACCGGCGGCCGCCATGCCCTGGTGACCAACTTCCGCGAACCCGGCAAGCTCATCCAGAACGCACCTTCGCGCGGCGCGCTGGTGGAAGACTATCTGCGCGGCGCGGCGTCCCCGGCCGACTACCTGGCGCAGGTCCATGCCGCCGGCCAGGCCTACAACGGCTTCAACCTGATCGTGGGCGACGCGCATGAAGCCTGGTATCTCAGCAACCGCGACGGCGGCCCGCGCCGCCTGGCTCCCGGCGTCTATGCCCTGTCCAACCATCTGCTGGACACGCCCTGGCCCAAGCTGGCGCGCACCAAGGCGGCTTTCGAAGCCGTGCTGCGCAGCGGGCCGCAGCCAGACCTGCCCGCGTTGATGGCCGCGCTGGCCGACCGCCAGCCCGCCGGAGACGCTGAGCTACCTGCCACCGGCCTGCCGCTGGATCGGGAAAGGCTATTGAGCAGCCCCTTCATCGTCAGTCCGAACTATGGCACCCGCAGTTCCAGCGTGCTGGCGCTGCGCGACGATGGCGCCGGACAGCTGGATGAAAGGCGCTTTGGCCCGGACGGCACCGTCAGCGGCGAAAGCAGGCTGACATTTTCCTGGCGCGCGACTAGCGGTACGCTTGCATAG
- a CDS encoding carboxypeptidase-like regulatory domain-containing protein, with protein MNKRIERCTMAAAMALGSMAFAGILSTAQAGLPPVQQQGSVQYVSGGIGLDESEAMKAAAKDYPLALTFAAQRDGKADYVANVAVTITDAHGKSVLQVTAEGPYMLVKLPAGNYKISATYNGQAQQREVSVQNAGTARAVFEWK; from the coding sequence ATGAACAAGCGTATAGAACGCTGCACCATGGCCGCCGCGATGGCGCTGGGCAGCATGGCCTTTGCCGGCATCCTGTCCACCGCGCAGGCCGGCCTGCCGCCGGTGCAACAGCAAGGTTCGGTGCAGTACGTCAGCGGCGGCATCGGGCTGGACGAATCCGAAGCCATGAAGGCTGCCGCCAAAGACTATCCACTGGCGCTGACGTTCGCCGCGCAACGCGACGGCAAGGCCGACTACGTCGCCAATGTCGCCGTCACCATCACTGACGCGCATGGCAAGTCCGTCTTGCAAGTTACCGCCGAAGGTCCGTACATGCTGGTGAAGCTGCCTGCCGGCAACTACAAGATCTCGGCCACCTACAACGGCCAGGCGCAGCAACGCGAAGTGTCCGTGCAGAACGCGGGCACCGCGCGCGCCGTGTTCGAATGGAAGTAG
- a CDS encoding glycerophosphodiester phosphodiesterase family protein — translation MRKRRVAALAAIALLGFVYLNNADRTVPDPGARATLLAHRGIAQRYDTAGMEQDTCTATRIVAPTHGYLENTIASMRASFDAGADIVEIDVHPTTDGQFAVFHDWTVDCRTEGRGETRAHTMAELKGLDIGYGYTADGGKTFPFRGRGVGLMPTLSEVLEAFPRQRFLINVKSRDPAEGAALAAVLNGMPSARRADFMVYGGEEPVGRLRQLAPDLRTLTRSDLKSCLLRYVAAGWSGHVPQVCRGMVLMVPVNVAPWLWGWPGRFLERMDAAGSSAFLIGPYGGEGFSTGIDTPEDIRRVPAGYAGGIWTNEIEAVARAFKRVP, via the coding sequence ATGCGCAAGCGGCGCGTTGCAGCGCTGGCAGCCATCGCGTTGCTGGGCTTCGTCTATCTCAACAACGCCGACCGGACCGTTCCCGATCCCGGCGCGAGGGCGACGCTGCTGGCGCATCGCGGCATCGCCCAACGCTACGACACGGCGGGCATGGAGCAGGACACCTGCACCGCCACCCGCATCGTCGCGCCCACGCACGGCTATCTGGAAAACACCATCGCGTCCATGCGCGCCAGCTTCGACGCCGGCGCCGACATCGTGGAGATCGACGTCCATCCCACTACCGACGGCCAATTCGCCGTGTTCCACGATTGGACGGTTGACTGCCGTACCGAGGGCCGCGGCGAGACGCGCGCGCACACGATGGCCGAGCTCAAGGGGCTGGACATCGGCTACGGCTATACCGCCGACGGCGGCAAGACCTTTCCATTCCGCGGGCGCGGCGTGGGCCTGATGCCCACGCTGTCCGAAGTGCTGGAGGCCTTTCCGCGCCAGCGTTTCCTGATCAACGTCAAGAGCCGCGACCCGGCCGAGGGCGCGGCGCTGGCGGCCGTGCTCAATGGCATGCCATCCGCAAGGCGGGCCGACTTCATGGTGTACGGCGGCGAGGAGCCGGTAGGCCGGCTGCGCCAGTTGGCGCCGGACCTGCGGACGCTGACGCGTTCGGACTTGAAGTCCTGCCTGTTGCGCTACGTGGCCGCAGGCTGGAGCGGCCATGTGCCGCAGGTCTGCCGCGGCATGGTGTTGATGGTGCCGGTGAACGTGGCGCCCTGGCTGTGGGGTTGGCCCGGTCGCTTCCTGGAACGCATGGATGCCGCAGGCAGCAGCGCGTTCCTGATCGGCCCTTACGGCGGCGAGGGGTTTTCCACGGGCATCGACACGCCCGAGGACATCCGCCGCGTGCCGGCGGGTTACGCGGGCGGAATCTGGACCAACGAAATCGAAGCCGTGGCGCGCGCGTTCAAGCGCGTGCCATGA
- a CDS encoding MAPEG family protein, translated as MKMIAWLMLAAALLPFVSAIVAKAGGQKFDNNDPRAWLARQEGWRARANAAQTNTFESLPFFYAAVLFALYTQAPPAHVATLMACWLGVRLGYLAMYLAGWGALRSLVWTISVGFIIAILFSGV; from the coding sequence ATGAAAATGATCGCGTGGTTGATGTTGGCGGCGGCGCTGCTGCCTTTCGTATCGGCGATAGTCGCCAAGGCGGGCGGACAGAAGTTCGACAACAATGATCCGCGCGCCTGGCTGGCGCGCCAGGAAGGCTGGCGGGCACGCGCCAACGCGGCGCAGACCAATACCTTCGAATCGCTGCCGTTCTTCTATGCGGCCGTGCTGTTCGCGCTGTATACCCAGGCGCCGCCCGCGCATGTCGCCACCTTGATGGCCTGCTGGCTGGGCGTGCGGTTGGGCTATCTGGCCATGTACCTGGCAGGCTGGGGCGCGCTGCGCTCGCTGGTCTGGACCATCAGCGTGGGCTTCATCATCGCGATCCTGTTCTCCGGCGTCTAA
- a CDS encoding CPBP family intramembrane glutamic endopeptidase: MPLLSPWSALFLAAAMLWPPATRRWALAPLAAAYAWAWAEGTIDPVALAWPALLILAGVLVQSASNATTRAAGHTLFIALAALLFLHRLPGFHNPQVIAPAPLTPDAVPFGMYLNLDKPLVAFWVVLAMAPPMAGADFRATLSSAFLACAAAVAVCLGCALALDVVGWTPKWPPSGWIWLINNALLVTLAEEALFRGYLQQRLTDLWSGRNWGPWAALIIAAVLFGLAHYAGGWQWMLLAGLAGAAYGLAYRYGGLAAAVLAHLGLNAAHFGLFTYPMRAVL, from the coding sequence ATGCCCCTGCTCAGCCCCTGGTCCGCCCTGTTTCTTGCCGCCGCCATGTTGTGGCCGCCCGCCACGCGGCGCTGGGCGCTGGCGCCATTGGCCGCCGCCTACGCCTGGGCCTGGGCCGAGGGCACGATAGATCCCGTGGCGCTGGCCTGGCCTGCGCTGCTGATCCTGGCTGGGGTGCTGGTCCAATCGGCATCGAACGCAACGACGCGCGCCGCTGGCCACACCCTCTTCATCGCGTTGGCGGCCTTGTTGTTCCTGCATCGGCTGCCGGGCTTTCACAACCCGCAGGTCATCGCGCCGGCGCCGCTGACTCCGGACGCCGTGCCTTTCGGCATGTACCTGAACCTGGACAAGCCGCTGGTGGCGTTCTGGGTGGTACTCGCCATGGCGCCGCCGATGGCGGGAGCGGATTTCCGCGCAACGCTGTCGTCGGCGTTCCTGGCCTGCGCGGCCGCGGTGGCCGTCTGCCTGGGTTGCGCCCTGGCGCTGGACGTGGTGGGCTGGACGCCCAAATGGCCGCCATCGGGCTGGATCTGGCTGATCAACAACGCCCTGCTGGTAACGCTGGCGGAAGAGGCGCTGTTCCGCGGCTACCTGCAGCAGCGGCTGACGGACTTGTGGAGCGGCCGCAACTGGGGGCCGTGGGCGGCATTGATCATCGCGGCCGTGCTGTTCGGCCTGGCGCATTACGCTGGCGGTTGGCAATGGATGCTGCTGGCCGGCCTGGCAGGCGCGGCCTACGGCCTGGCCTACCGCTACGGCGGCTTGGCCGCGGCGGTGCTGGCGCACCTGGGCCTGAACGCGGCGCACTTCGGCTTGTTCACCTATCCGATGCGCGC